A stretch of the Aegilops tauschii subsp. strangulata cultivar AL8/78 chromosome 4, Aet v6.0, whole genome shotgun sequence genome encodes the following:
- the LOC109774594 gene encoding uncharacterized protein: MRAAAAQIDPSPSPSPAALAKSRLKRLFERQVLRVSPAERLPPVSAGGEKDKEKDDLEPSSVCLDGMVRSFLEDGGGAVGERAPAARCCNCFNGGDASDDEDGPAAAEASAISDAAETIKGLVHCASLRERNLLADVSTLVERHRAAGARKRDLLRLLAASLRAMGHDAALCLSRWDKSSSHPAGEHAYVDVLLPAGSERGDRERVLVDVDFRSQFEVARPTKAYRAVLQRLPSAFVGKEDRLRLLVAAAADSSRASLKKRGLHLAPWRKPEYMRAKWLSPYEREAPPPAPDASASELAAIGEGGEDGAKV, translated from the exons atgAGGGCCGCCGCGGCGCAGATCGatccgtccccgtccccgtcccccGCCGCGCTGGCCAAGTCGCGGCTCAAGCGCCTCTTCGAGCGCCAGGTGCTGCGGGTCTCGCCGGCGGAGCGGCTCCCGCCCGTCTCCGCCGGCGGGGAGAAGGACAAGGAGAAGGATGACTTGGAGCCCAGCTCGGTGTGCCTGGACGGCATGGTCCGCAGCTTcctggaggacggcggcggcgccgtcggCGAGCGGGCCCCGGCCGCgcgctgctgcaactgcttcaaCGGCGGCGACGCCTCGGACGACGAGGACGGGCCCGCCGCGGCCGAGGCGTCCGCCATCTCCGACGCCGCGGAGACCATCAAG GGCCTCGTCCACTGCGCCAGTCTCCGGGAGCGCAACCTCCTCGCCGACGTGTCCACGCTCGTGGAGCGCCACCGCGCGGCGGGGGCGCGCAAGCGCGAcctgctccgcctcctcgcgGCGTCCCTCCGCGCCATGGGCCACGACGCCGCGCTCTGCCTCTCCCGCTGGGACAAGTCGTCCTCCCACCCCGCCGGCGAGCACGCCTACGTCGacgtcctcctccccgccggctCGGAGCGCGGCGACCGCGAGCGCGTGCTGGTGGACGTCGACTTCAGGTCCCAGTTCGAGGTCGCACGGCCCACCAAGGCCTACCGCGCCGTGCTGCAGCGGCTCCCGTCGGCGTTCGTCGGCAAGGAGGACCGGCTGCGCCTGCTGGTGGCCGCCGCCGCAGACTCCTCGCGCGCCAGCCTCAAGAAGCGCGGCCTCCACCTTGCTCCGTGGCGGAAGCCCGAGTACATGCGCGCCAAGTGGCTGTCCCCCTACGAGCGCGAggctcctcctccggcgccggatGCCTCTGCCAGTGAGCTCGCCGCCATCGGCGAGGGAGGCGAAGATGGAGCCAAAGTTTGA